In one window of Duganella dendranthematis DNA:
- the trhA gene encoding PAQR family membrane homeostasis protein TrhA, producing MYYGERFNSITHTVGAALAAIGGTLLIVQAARSGDVWKIVSFSVYAATLLALYLTSTLYHSLRGRAKDVLRQMDYCAIYLLIAGSYTPFTLVSLRGPWGWSLFGVVWGLALIGILQELWFAKGARVLSLLIYVAMGWVGVIGASPLIDALGWNGFMWLAIGGLVYTVGIAFFVTDHKWRYGHGVWHLFVLGGSACHFGAVMLYVA from the coding sequence ATGTATTACGGAGAGCGCTTCAACAGCATCACGCACACCGTCGGCGCCGCGCTGGCCGCCATCGGCGGCACCCTGCTGATCGTGCAGGCGGCCCGCAGCGGCGATGTCTGGAAGATCGTCAGCTTCAGCGTGTACGCCGCCACCTTGCTGGCGCTGTACCTGACGTCCACGCTGTATCACAGCCTGCGTGGCCGCGCCAAGGATGTGCTGCGGCAGATGGACTATTGCGCCATCTACCTCCTGATCGCCGGCAGCTACACGCCGTTCACGCTGGTCAGCCTGCGTGGACCGTGGGGCTGGTCGCTGTTTGGCGTGGTGTGGGGACTGGCGCTGATCGGCATCTTGCAGGAATTGTGGTTTGCCAAGGGCGCGCGCGTGCTGTCGCTGCTGATTTACGTGGCGATGGGCTGGGTGGGCGTGATCGGCGCCAGCCCGCTGATCGACGCACTGGGCTGGAATGGATTCATGTGGTTGGCGATCGGCGGCCTGGTGTATACCGTGGGCATTGCCTTCTTCGTCACTGACCATAAATGGCGCTATGGACACGGCGTCTGGCATTTATTTGTACTGGGCGGCAGCGCCTGTCATTTCGGCGCTGTCATGCTCTACGTGGCGTAA
- a CDS encoding TonB-dependent receptor plug domain-containing protein — translation MPVPRITSSLLLAVSACACATDVPDPQQVVITGARADQRQRETTTAIVINHADIVRQGDLALSDVLKRLPGVSISGAPGQGGAIQMRGLGNGYTQILLNGEPVPNGFSLDAISPETIERIEILRSATAELSNQAVAGAINIILKKAATRGQRSITASVARQQGVNTPALSAQLSDQSEAYSYSLAATLTRKRSEKPFTDWQEQRDPNGVLTLLRRTPQTESGRTDALTLTPRINWKLDGGDTLSWQSLAYLRRMDNLARADETVLLGEHSEYPRNTANFVANFVMLRSDVNWTHQLSNGDKLEMKLGASTNRRTGTFDFHGMDADSKPLGRHHVDSGPVENSITSTGTYRHPIGDSHALAVGWDASHARRSEDRNETLFDANGLLTSANNADYTANVNRLALFAQDEWQVTKGYSLYLGLRHERLDTASRAIAANAPDALDSSAAVWSPSLQSRYELANKDVLRLAISRTYKAPELVKLVPRRYTKDNNNNPTNPDEQGNPLLRPELTWGMDAAYEHYLGDGALVSASVYVRRIRDVTQSRLFQQDGVWVTAPFNDGNANAHGMELEAKLPLSKALDLRANLARNWSRVDNVPGPYNRLESQTPATANLGMDYRWSQLTLGGNLNYQAGERARESVQTLSSTSAKRELDVYAVWKWRAKTQLRVAASNLLHQQATEIYNYTDVSGTTRSLRLTPTQPTLRIMLEQQL, via the coding sequence ATGCCAGTACCACGCATCACCAGCAGCTTGCTGCTGGCGGTGTCCGCTTGCGCCTGCGCGACGGACGTTCCGGACCCGCAGCAAGTCGTGATCACCGGCGCCCGCGCCGACCAGCGCCAGCGCGAGACCACCACCGCCATTGTCATCAACCACGCCGACATCGTGCGCCAAGGCGATCTGGCGTTATCCGATGTTCTCAAGCGTCTGCCCGGCGTCAGCATCAGCGGCGCCCCCGGCCAGGGCGGCGCGATCCAGATGCGCGGCCTGGGCAACGGTTACACGCAGATCCTGCTCAACGGCGAGCCTGTACCGAACGGCTTTTCACTGGACGCCATCTCGCCTGAGACCATCGAGCGCATCGAAATCCTGCGCAGTGCCACGGCGGAATTGAGCAACCAGGCGGTGGCCGGCGCCATCAACATCATCCTGAAAAAGGCGGCGACACGCGGCCAGCGCTCGATTACCGCCAGCGTCGCGCGCCAGCAAGGCGTCAATACGCCGGCGTTGAGCGCGCAGCTGTCGGATCAAAGCGAAGCTTATTCCTACAGCCTCGCCGCCACCTTGACGCGCAAGCGCAGCGAAAAGCCATTCACCGACTGGCAGGAGCAACGCGATCCCAATGGTGTCCTGACGCTGCTGCGCCGCACGCCGCAAACCGAATCCGGCCGCACCGACGCGCTGACGCTGACGCCACGCATCAACTGGAAGCTGGACGGCGGCGACACCCTCAGCTGGCAAAGCCTGGCCTATTTGCGCCGCATGGACAACCTGGCCCGCGCCGACGAAACGGTGCTGCTCGGCGAGCATAGCGAATATCCACGCAACACGGCCAACTTCGTCGCCAACTTCGTCATGCTGCGCAGCGATGTCAATTGGACGCATCAGCTATCCAATGGCGACAAGCTGGAGATGAAACTGGGCGCCAGCACCAACCGCCGCACCGGCACCTTCGACTTTCACGGCATGGATGCGGACAGCAAGCCGCTGGGCCGCCACCACGTGGACTCCGGCCCTGTGGAGAACAGCATCACCAGCACCGGCACCTATCGCCATCCGATCGGCGACAGCCACGCGCTGGCAGTCGGCTGGGATGCCAGTCATGCGCGCCGCAGCGAAGACCGCAACGAGACGCTGTTCGATGCCAATGGTCTGCTCACCAGCGCCAACAATGCGGACTACACCGCCAACGTCAATCGCCTGGCGCTGTTTGCGCAGGATGAGTGGCAGGTGACCAAAGGGTATTCGCTGTATCTCGGCCTGCGCCATGAGCGGCTGGACACGGCCAGCCGGGCGATTGCGGCCAACGCGCCGGATGCGCTGGATAGCAGCGCTGCGGTTTGGAGTCCTTCGCTGCAATCGCGCTATGAACTGGCCAACAAGGATGTGCTGCGGCTGGCGATCAGCCGCACCTACAAGGCGCCGGAACTGGTCAAGCTGGTACCGCGCCGCTACACCAAGGACAACAACAATAATCCGACCAATCCGGACGAGCAAGGCAATCCGTTGCTGCGGCCGGAGCTGACGTGGGGGATGGATGCGGCGTATGAACATTATCTCGGCGATGGTGCGCTGGTCAGCGCCAGCGTCTACGTGCGCCGCATTCGCGATGTAACGCAATCGCGCTTGTTCCAGCAGGATGGTGTGTGGGTGACGGCGCCGTTCAACGACGGTAACGCCAATGCGCACGGCATGGAGCTGGAGGCCAAGCTGCCGTTATCCAAAGCGCTTGACCTGCGGGCTAACCTGGCGCGCAACTGGTCGCGCGTGGACAATGTGCCGGGGCCATACAATCGGCTGGAGTCGCAGACGCCGGCCACGGCCAACCTGGGGATGGACTACCGCTGGTCGCAGCTGACGTTGGGCGGGAATCTGAACTATCAGGCCGGTGAGCGTGCGCGCGAGTCGGTGCAAACGCTGAGCAGCACCAGCGCCAAGCGGGAGCTGGATGTGTACGCGGTGTGGAAGTGGCGCGCGAAGACGCAGTTGCGGGTGGCGGCCAGCAATCTGCTACATCAGCAGGCCACGGAGATCTATAACTACACCGATGTCAGCGGCACCACGCGCAGCCTGCGTCTGACGCCAACGCAGCCAACGCTGCGCATCATGCTGGAGCAGCAGTTGTAA
- a CDS encoding BlaI/MecI/CopY family transcriptional regulator: MSVTIPSVSELTLLKVLWKQQPLSAREIHDAAADELGWSFSSTRKTLDRMLEKQMIGMQTVHGINVYSAVLEKVGTLAAFARDFGRRVMELDAPLPVAMFTGSKLVDQKELTQLEQMLNDWPADSE; encoded by the coding sequence ATGTCTGTCACGATTCCTTCCGTCAGCGAGCTGACCTTGCTGAAAGTGCTGTGGAAACAGCAACCACTGAGCGCGCGCGAAATCCACGATGCCGCCGCAGATGAGCTGGGCTGGTCGTTTTCATCCACCCGCAAGACGCTGGACCGGATGCTGGAAAAGCAGATGATCGGCATGCAGACGGTGCACGGCATCAATGTTTATAGTGCGGTGCTGGAAAAAGTCGGCACGCTGGCCGCCTTCGCGCGCGACTTCGGCCGCCGCGTGATGGAGCTCGATGCGCCGCTGCCGGTGGCCATGTTCACCGGCAGTAAGCTGGTCGACCAGAAAGAGCTGACACAGCTGGAACAGATGCTGAACGACTGGCCAGCGGACAGCGAGTGA
- a CDS encoding FAD-dependent oxidoreductase codes for MEKQSGTGKNIAPHLASSDIGNRRHQIFPTLSEDQFDVILRYGERQRFIAGTVLFRQGERHNSMYVIVSGAIEIERGSVLGSTVLGVHGPGMFTGEMGALAGLAAVATARVVEDGELIVISEDSLRTLVISEAALSETIMRAFILRRVAYMQDQTGGVVLFGARDSQETLLLRQFLNRNGQPTAYFDSEYAADEEALQLMTRFAVKPEDIPAVVLLNGQVLRRPTLRQLADGLGISPDDLDGRLFDVVVVGAGPAGLAAAVYAASEGLTVAVLDAKAPGGQAGSSSKIENYFGFPTGVTGQALAGRGLSQARKFGAEVAVPVKVSGVDCSTAEYGIQVDSGEKLRARSIVIASGARYRKPALPELERFEGRGVYYSASFMEANFCTDEEVVIVGGGNSAGQAAVFLASHAKHVHIVVRSGGLAASMSRYLIQRIEASPKITLHVHKQIVELRGAERLESILWQSEGSEPREAPARHLFLFLGADPSTAWLGDCVVLDDKGFVLAGPDVPAASWPLERPRHLLETSRPRIFAVGDVRSGSVKRVAAAVGEGSAAVASLHQALASDLL; via the coding sequence ATGGAAAAGCAATCCGGGACTGGCAAGAACATCGCTCCCCATCTGGCGTCGTCCGACATCGGCAACCGCCGCCACCAGATTTTCCCCACCCTGAGCGAAGACCAGTTCGACGTGATCCTGCGCTACGGCGAGCGCCAGCGCTTTATTGCTGGCACGGTGCTGTTCCGCCAGGGCGAGCGCCATAACTCGATGTACGTGATTGTCTCCGGCGCGATCGAGATCGAACGCGGCTCGGTGCTGGGATCGACCGTGCTGGGCGTCCATGGCCCCGGCATGTTCACCGGCGAGATGGGGGCGTTGGCGGGCCTTGCGGCCGTGGCCACCGCGCGCGTGGTGGAGGACGGCGAGCTGATCGTCATCAGCGAAGACTCGCTGCGCACGCTGGTCATTTCGGAAGCGGCGCTGAGTGAAACCATCATGCGTGCCTTCATCCTGCGGCGCGTGGCCTACATGCAGGACCAGACCGGGGGCGTGGTGCTGTTCGGCGCCCGCGATTCGCAGGAAACGCTGTTGCTACGCCAGTTCCTCAACCGGAACGGTCAGCCGACCGCCTATTTTGATTCCGAATACGCCGCCGACGAAGAGGCGCTCCAGCTGATGACGCGCTTTGCGGTGAAGCCGGAAGACATCCCGGCGGTGGTGCTGCTCAACGGTCAGGTGCTGCGCCGGCCCACGCTGCGCCAACTGGCCGACGGCCTTGGCATCAGCCCGGACGATCTCGATGGCCGCCTGTTCGATGTGGTGGTGGTCGGCGCTGGCCCGGCGGGACTGGCGGCGGCGGTGTATGCGGCGTCCGAAGGCCTGACGGTGGCGGTGCTGGATGCGAAAGCGCCCGGCGGCCAGGCCGGTTCCAGTTCCAAGATCGAAAACTACTTCGGCTTCCCGACCGGCGTGACCGGCCAGGCGCTGGCTGGTCGCGGGCTGTCGCAGGCGCGCAAGTTCGGCGCCGAGGTGGCGGTGCCGGTGAAGGTCAGCGGGGTCGATTGCTCCACTGCGGAATACGGCATTCAGGTCGACAGCGGCGAGAAGCTGCGCGCACGCTCGATCGTCATCGCCAGCGGTGCGCGCTATCGCAAGCCGGCCTTGCCGGAGCTGGAGCGCTTTGAAGGACGCGGCGTGTATTACAGCGCCTCGTTCATGGAGGCTAACTTCTGCACCGACGAGGAAGTGGTGATCGTCGGCGGCGGCAATTCGGCCGGGCAGGCGGCGGTGTTCCTCGCCTCGCACGCCAAGCATGTGCACATCGTGGTGCGCTCGGGCGGGCTGGCGGCCAGCATGTCGCGTTATCTGATTCAGCGGATCGAGGCGTCGCCGAAGATCACGCTGCACGTCCACAAGCAGATCGTCGAACTGCGCGGCGCCGAGCGGCTGGAAAGCATCCTGTGGCAAAGCGAAGGCAGCGAACCGCGCGAGGCGCCGGCGCGCCATCTGTTCCTGTTCCTCGGCGCGGACCCCAGCACCGCGTGGCTGGGCGATTGCGTGGTATTGGACGATAAAGGCTTTGTGCTCGCGGGACCGGATGTGCCGGCCGCCAGCTGGCCGCTTGAGCGGCCACGCCATCTGCTGGAGACCAGCCGGCCGCGCATCTTCGCGGTGGGCGATGTGCGCAGCGGCTCAGTCAAGCGGGTGGCGGCGGCGGTGGGCGAAGGCTCGGCCGCGGTGGCGTCACTGCACCAGGCGCTGGCTTCGGACCTGCTCTAA
- a CDS encoding LysR family transcriptional regulator, with protein MEINSDDLKTFITVIDSGTLSAASVHLGQTTSGVSRALSRLEDKLATSLLTRTTRRMELTEEGHLFLEKARAILGAMEEAEETIRIRRQKPAGRLCVDAASPFMLHCVVPHVAEFRAMYPDIRLELSSNDQIADLIEHRTDIAIRIGALNDSTLHARPLTSSPLYVLASPEYLAQHGTPHTPEDLAQHSLLGFVQYELGNQWPLQHATGNSLPVTPSISASSGETLRQLALAGQGIVCLADFMTRDDIAAGRLVKVLEPNYTGYRQQIHAVYYRNTQLAQRISCFLEFLQQKL; from the coding sequence GTGGAAATCAATTCGGACGATTTAAAAACCTTTATCACCGTGATCGACAGCGGCACCCTCAGCGCCGCTTCGGTGCACCTGGGGCAAACCACCTCCGGCGTCAGCCGCGCGCTGTCGCGGCTGGAGGACAAGCTGGCCACCTCGCTGCTGACACGCACCACGCGCCGCATGGAGCTGACCGAGGAAGGCCACCTGTTCCTGGAAAAGGCCCGCGCCATTCTCGGCGCAATGGAGGAGGCTGAAGAAACCATCCGCATCCGTCGCCAGAAGCCGGCCGGTCGTTTGTGTGTGGATGCGGCCTCGCCGTTCATGCTGCATTGCGTGGTGCCGCACGTGGCCGAATTCCGCGCCATGTACCCGGACATCCGCCTCGAACTCAGTAGCAACGACCAGATCGCCGATCTGATCGAGCACCGCACCGACATCGCCATCCGCATCGGTGCGCTAAATGATTCGACGCTGCATGCGCGGCCGCTCACTTCCAGCCCGCTTTACGTGCTGGCCAGCCCGGAATATCTGGCGCAGCACGGCACGCCGCATACGCCGGAAGACCTGGCGCAGCATTCGTTGCTGGGCTTTGTGCAGTACGAACTGGGCAACCAGTGGCCCTTGCAGCACGCCACCGGCAATAGCCTGCCAGTGACGCCATCGATCTCCGCCTCCAGCGGCGAGACGCTGCGGCAGCTGGCGCTGGCCGGCCAGGGCATCGTCTGCCTGGCCGATTTCATGACCCGCGACGACATCGCAGCCGGCCGCCTGGTCAAGGTGCTGGAGCCGAATTACACCGGCTACCGCCAGCAGATTCACGCCGTCTACTACCGCAATACGCAGCTGGCGCAGCGCATCAGCTGCTTCCTCGAGTTTTTGCAGCAAAAACTCTGA
- a CDS encoding type II asparaginase, giving the protein MLLSSYAGAADKLAHVTILATGGTIAGSGATSTTTVGYTAATVGVDSLIAAVPELAKVADVKGEQVFQIASENMSNEHWLKLAKRVNTLLADPAVDGIVITHGTDTLEETAYFLDLTVKSHKPVVLVGAMRPGTALSADGPINLYNAVLLAASKEAVGKGVLVAMNDQIHAARDVTKTNTSTPDSFKTPELGMLGYIQGNKPYFYHVSARKHTADTEFDVSKLDALPQVDIVYGYANVSPVALNALVAAGAKGIIHAGVGDGSLATPVKAGLIAARKQGVLIVRSSRVGQGIVARNGEANDDELDFVASDTLNPQKARILLMLALTKTSDSKQIQRMFYTY; this is encoded by the coding sequence ATGTTGCTCAGTTCCTATGCCGGGGCAGCTGACAAACTGGCCCACGTGACCATTCTGGCCACCGGCGGCACCATTGCCGGCAGCGGCGCCACCAGCACCACCACGGTCGGCTACACCGCCGCCACCGTCGGCGTCGACAGCCTGATCGCCGCAGTGCCGGAACTGGCTAAGGTCGCCGACGTCAAGGGCGAACAAGTGTTCCAGATCGCCAGCGAAAACATGAGCAATGAACATTGGCTCAAACTGGCCAAGCGCGTCAACACCCTTTTGGCCGATCCGGCGGTTGACGGTATCGTCATTACGCACGGCACCGACACGCTGGAAGAAACCGCCTACTTCCTGGACCTGACCGTCAAGAGCCACAAGCCGGTGGTGCTGGTCGGCGCCATGCGTCCGGGCACCGCACTGTCGGCCGACGGCCCGATCAACCTGTACAACGCCGTGCTGCTGGCGGCCAGCAAAGAGGCCGTCGGCAAGGGCGTGCTGGTGGCAATGAACGACCAGATCCACGCCGCCCGCGATGTCACCAAGACCAACACCTCGACCCCGGACAGCTTCAAGACGCCGGAACTGGGCATGCTGGGCTACATCCAGGGCAACAAGCCATACTTCTATCACGTGTCGGCCCGCAAGCACACGGCCGATACCGAGTTCGACGTCAGCAAGCTGGACGCATTGCCGCAGGTCGACATCGTCTACGGCTATGCGAATGTTAGCCCAGTGGCGCTGAACGCGCTGGTGGCGGCTGGCGCCAAGGGCATCATCCACGCCGGCGTGGGCGACGGCAGCCTGGCCACGCCGGTCAAGGCCGGCCTGATCGCGGCCCGCAAGCAAGGCGTGCTGATCGTGCGTTCCAGCCGCGTTGGCCAGGGTATCGTGGCACGCAACGGCGAAGCCAATGACGATGAGCTGGACTTCGTCGCGTCCGACACGCTGAACCCGCAGAAAGCCCGCATCCTGCTGATGCTGGCGCTGACCAAGACCAGCGACAGCAAGCAGATTCAACGCATGTTCTACACCTACTAA
- a CDS encoding M23/M56 family metallopeptidase, translated as MSGAYLPELPQLLERLALQELVAAKWLLACVGSAAVGLAAWLLLNGAARLWPALRTRRGVWLAAQGVVAAAALLPFLPHPAQTSITLAPTTIAMVDATPSPLADQPNAAPTANAWALAAATTTEDATSEHASSDDAASAVGRAVPLMAAIWLLIYAVGLTVAITRQWQARRMWRKLRATAQRLSPADLQAHGAFTAGQLREIAQRKLTVLRTDVPISPMLLGARRPCLLLPAHLDTLSTAQQQMIIAHELHHWRVRDPLCLAIAAALQTVFWFNPTLRWMAKQMEWALELSCDQHVLAGRPQHQRKQYAASLLQQWTTMTPIGVAAFNGATIAARIRHMQKDSLPALSTAAAWFTGGALTALLAAGAMLQPALATNIPPSAGSAPTVTATPGSAAATPAPTTASPAAPSTEPWRAPLDKVRVISFYGVMRSVLPTPHKGIDFAATKGTPVHAVAGGTIISAGHLAENDGRYGNAVIIDHGAQRSLYAHLNSINVKAGQQVQAGQLIGAVGQTGFATGPHLHLEMRQNGQIVDPAPMFANLDAYATPRALKVRRQQQASKG; from the coding sequence ATGAGCGGCGCGTATCTGCCGGAGTTGCCGCAATTGCTGGAGCGGCTGGCGCTGCAAGAGCTGGTGGCTGCCAAGTGGTTGCTGGCCTGTGTCGGCAGCGCGGCGGTCGGACTGGCCGCTTGGCTGCTGCTGAACGGCGCCGCGCGTCTGTGGCCCGCGCTGCGGACGCGGCGCGGCGTGTGGCTGGCAGCGCAAGGCGTGGTCGCTGCGGCCGCCCTGCTGCCCTTCCTGCCGCATCCAGCGCAAACCAGCATCACGCTCGCCCCAACAACAATCGCCATGGTCGATGCCACACCATCCCCGCTGGCAGATCAGCCAAACGCTGCGCCGACTGCAAATGCGTGGGCATTGGCTGCAGCGACGACGACGGAAGATGCGACGTCCGAACATGCCTCATCCGACGACGCAGCGTCTGCCGTAGGTCGCGCCGTCCCGTTGATGGCCGCCATTTGGCTGCTGATCTACGCCGTCGGCCTGACCGTCGCCATCACGCGCCAATGGCAAGCACGCCGCATGTGGCGCAAGCTGCGCGCCACCGCACAGCGCCTGTCACCGGCCGACCTGCAAGCTCACGGCGCCTTCACCGCCGGCCAACTGCGCGAAATCGCCCAACGCAAACTGACCGTACTGCGCACCGACGTCCCGATCTCACCAATGCTGCTCGGCGCGCGCCGCCCGTGCCTCCTGCTGCCTGCGCATCTGGACACATTGAGCACCGCGCAGCAGCAAATGATCATCGCCCATGAACTGCATCACTGGCGCGTGCGCGATCCGCTGTGCCTCGCCATCGCAGCCGCTTTGCAGACCGTATTCTGGTTCAATCCTACGCTGCGCTGGATGGCGAAGCAGATGGAATGGGCGTTGGAATTAAGTTGCGACCAGCATGTGCTGGCAGGCCGCCCACAACACCAGCGCAAACAATACGCCGCGTCCCTGCTCCAGCAATGGACGACGATGACGCCAATCGGCGTGGCCGCCTTCAACGGCGCCACCATCGCCGCCCGTATTCGCCACATGCAGAAGGACAGCCTGCCGGCGTTGAGCACCGCGGCCGCGTGGTTCACCGGCGGCGCGCTGACAGCCTTGCTGGCGGCCGGCGCAATGCTGCAACCAGCGCTGGCCACCAACATTCCGCCGAGCGCTGGCAGCGCGCCAACAGTGACAGCAACGCCGGGATCGGCGGCAGCAACGCCTGCACCAACTACGGCGTCACCAGCCGCACCGTCTACCGAGCCTTGGCGCGCACCGCTTGATAAGGTCCGCGTCATCAGCTTCTATGGCGTCATGCGCAGCGTGCTGCCAACGCCGCATAAAGGCATCGACTTCGCCGCTACCAAAGGCACGCCGGTGCACGCCGTCGCCGGCGGCACCATCATCTCCGCCGGCCACCTCGCCGAGAATGACGGCCGATACGGCAACGCGGTCATCATCGACCATGGCGCGCAACGCTCGCTCTACGCCCACCTGAACAGCATCAACGTCAAAGCCGGCCAACAGGTGCAGGCCGGCCAGTTGATCGGCGCCGTCGGCCAGACCGGTTTCGCCACCGGTCCGCACCTGCACCTGGAAATGCGACAGAACGGCCAGATCGTCGATCCGGCTCCCATGTTTGCCAACCTGGACGCCTACGCCACACCGCGCGCACTCAAGGTCCGCCGCCAGCAACAAGCCTCAAAGGGATAA
- a CDS encoding LiaF transmembrane domain-containing protein, giving the protein MNVATAYRWRKQLVWGLALIIAGTVILLAQTDVLDIDLNPAHFWRWWPWLVVISGVTKIIPPTTSRYFTEGWWEIFFAGWWYVSFNHLWGLGFGQTWPALIVAWGVGMMLRPLLDNIFPPSIKEQA; this is encoded by the coding sequence ATGAACGTAGCAACCGCTTATCGCTGGCGTAAGCAGCTGGTCTGGGGCCTGGCCCTGATCATCGCCGGCACCGTCATCCTGCTGGCGCAAACCGACGTGCTGGACATCGACCTCAATCCCGCGCATTTCTGGCGCTGGTGGCCTTGGCTGGTAGTCATCAGCGGCGTCACCAAAATCATTCCTCCAACGACCTCGCGCTACTTCACCGAAGGCTGGTGGGAGATCTTCTTCGCCGGCTGGTGGTACGTCTCCTTCAATCACCTGTGGGGCCTGGGCTTCGGCCAGACCTGGCCGGCGCTGATCGTCGCCTGGGGCGTGGGCATGATGCTGCGTCCCCTGTTGGACAACATCTTCCCACCGTCGATCAAGGAGCAGGCATGA
- a CDS encoding patatin-like phospholipase family protein, giving the protein MVLGGGGFRFGIYIGMYAALQQAGKAPDVLLASCGGAIAAAIIHNLPDPDAQRAWLSSETMYQFWCGLRSTEHAALRGTLLRAAKRKLSSASAPLIPDLFNDYLFEIPPQLPFPPAAGAPQVDVAIIGGKLLFGPEDVGLPRGQRKLYAETIFCNQRAAAAINGMDSPLADARWGEHAIARELLTDGSVPVTEAARISIADMIYFRCAQYRGDEYIGGVLDLFPVEIARRLGQEVIMEFKEAFDQVFSIPAWRAVLGVDGNARLRYANSHLADMRIDSSDVSVVLEKQQLQQKLDWRRNRIELQMPPSYEIFVQHMNDQWQYGYDRAREALARPALQQPPIRRANRHSKPLRSIEP; this is encoded by the coding sequence ATGGTGCTGGGTGGGGGCGGATTCCGTTTCGGGATTTATATCGGCATGTACGCCGCGCTGCAACAGGCCGGCAAAGCGCCCGATGTGCTGCTGGCCAGCTGCGGTGGCGCCATCGCCGCCGCCATCATCCACAACCTGCCCGATCCCGACGCCCAGCGCGCGTGGCTGTCTTCCGAGACCATGTACCAGTTCTGGTGCGGCCTGCGCTCCACCGAACACGCCGCGTTGCGTGGCACCTTGCTGCGCGCCGCAAAACGCAAGCTGTCCAGTGCCAGCGCGCCGCTCATCCCGGACCTGTTCAACGATTACCTGTTCGAGATTCCGCCGCAGCTGCCCTTCCCGCCCGCCGCCGGCGCGCCGCAAGTGGATGTAGCCATCATCGGCGGCAAGCTGCTGTTCGGTCCTGAAGATGTCGGCCTGCCACGCGGCCAGCGCAAGCTGTATGCGGAAACGATCTTCTGCAACCAGCGCGCCGCCGCTGCGATCAACGGCATGGATTCGCCACTGGCCGACGCCCGCTGGGGCGAGCACGCCATCGCCCGCGAACTGCTGACCGACGGCAGCGTGCCGGTCACCGAAGCCGCCCGCATCTCCATCGCCGATATGATCTACTTCCGCTGCGCGCAGTATCGCGGCGACGAATACATCGGCGGCGTGCTGGATCTGTTCCCGGTCGAAATCGCCCGCCGCCTGGGCCAGGAAGTAATCATGGAATTCAAGGAGGCGTTCGACCAGGTGTTCTCGATTCCGGCCTGGCGCGCGGTGTTGGGCGTGGATGGCAATGCGCGCCTGCGCTACGCCAACAGCCATCTAGCCGATATGCGCATCGATTCGTCGGACGTCTCGGTGGTGCTGGAAAAGCAGCAGCTACAGCAAAAGCTGGACTGGCGGCGCAACCGCATCGAGCTACAAATGCCGCCGTCTTACGAAATCTTCGTGCAGCACATGAACGATCAGTGGCAGTATGGCTACGACCGCGCGCGCGAAGCGCTGGCGCGGCCGGCGCTGCAACAGCCGCCGATCCGCCGCGCCAACCGTCACAGCAAACCGCTGCGCAGCATCGAACCTTAG
- a CDS encoding LiaI-LiaF-like domain-containing protein: protein MRNRRRERNPATQMIIGLFVIGVGMLFLLDNLGWLDLDLRIHIFPTILIAAGILKVLQTRTQSGVVVGGGLIAVGALLMLKEMGYLAIDWRNLWPVFMIAAGVAVVIKSNINRNAPAANAPSLDKDADDTVINATAIMGGFKRRITTQDFKGGEITAIMGGCELDLRQSSINGDAVLNVYALFGGITVKVPIDWTVMLEGTPIMGGFEEKTVPPAAVGKRLIVRGYVIMGGLEVRN from the coding sequence ATGAGAAACCGTCGCCGCGAGCGCAATCCCGCTACGCAAATGATCATCGGCCTGTTCGTCATCGGCGTCGGCATGCTGTTCCTGCTGGATAACCTGGGCTGGCTGGACCTGGATCTGCGCATCCACATCTTCCCGACCATCCTGATCGCCGCCGGCATCCTCAAAGTGCTGCAAACCCGCACCCAGTCCGGTGTGGTGGTGGGCGGCGGGCTGATAGCGGTGGGTGCCTTGTTGATGCTGAAGGAAATGGGCTACCTGGCGATAGACTGGCGCAACCTATGGCCGGTGTTCATGATCGCGGCCGGCGTGGCGGTGGTGATCAAGTCCAACATCAACCGCAATGCGCCGGCGGCGAATGCGCCATCGCTGGACAAGGACGCTGACGATACGGTGATCAACGCCACCGCCATCATGGGTGGCTTCAAGCGCCGCATCACGACGCAGGATTTTAAAGGCGGCGAAATCACCGCCATCATGGGCGGCTGTGAACTTGACCTGCGCCAGTCCAGCATCAACGGCGACGCCGTGCTGAATGTCTACGCGCTGTTCGGCGGCATCACCGTCAAAGTGCCGATCGACTGGACCGTGATGCTGGAAGGGACGCCGATCATGGGCGGCTTTGAGGAAAAAACCGTGCCGCCTGCCGCCGTCGGCAAGCGCCTGATTGTGCGCGGCTACGTCATCATGGGCGGCCTGGAAGTGCGTAACTGA